A genome region from Brevibacillus laterosporus includes the following:
- a CDS encoding DUF2325 domain-containing protein gives MGLKNGFKILFHDGKLRKKNGMQEIKNMIKKADCVVILSGACGHRSMWAAKEFSKEFNKTILYTDNGFGITGAIELVKEAVAS, from the coding sequence ATTGGTTTAAAAAATGGATTTAAAATTCTATTTCACGATGGTAAACTTCGTAAAAAAAATGGAATGCAAGAGATTAAGAACATGATAAAAAAAGCCGATTGTGTTGTAATCCTTTCAGGTGCTTGTGGGCATAGATCCATGTGGGCAGCTAAAGAATTTTCTAAGGAATTTAATAAAACCATTTTGTATACTGATAATGGTTTTGGTATCACAGGTGCTATCGAATTAGTAAAGGAAGCAGTGGCTTCATAA